Proteins from one Mycobacterium sp. HUMS_12744610 genomic window:
- a CDS encoding RecB family exonuclease, with product MTVEPETRPSRPASRPALSPSRAADFKQCPLLYRFRAIDRLPEAPSAAQLRGSVVHAALEQLYGLPAGRRGPDTARSLVESAWEHVVAAEPDLAGEFDTDQRIRLIEEARDLLSGYYRLEDPTRFDPQCCEERVEVELADGTLLRGFIDRIDVAATGEVRVVDYKTGKAPPAARAMAEFKAMFQMKFYAVALLRSRGVLPARLRLIYLADGQVLDYSPDHEELLRFEKTLMAMWRAIQSAGQTGDFRPKQSRLCDWCPHQQHCPLFGGTPPPYPGWPESFAAVDVSPRTSPAA from the coding sequence ATGACCGTCGAGCCGGAGACACGCCCGTCGCGGCCGGCTTCAAGACCGGCGCTGTCGCCGTCGCGGGCGGCGGACTTCAAGCAGTGCCCGCTGCTGTACCGGTTCCGGGCGATCGACCGGTTGCCCGAGGCCCCGTCGGCGGCCCAGCTGCGGGGCTCGGTGGTGCACGCCGCCCTGGAACAGCTCTACGGCCTGCCCGCGGGGCGGCGCGGGCCCGACACGGCACGGTCGCTGGTGGAGTCCGCGTGGGAACACGTGGTCGCGGCGGAGCCCGACCTGGCCGGCGAGTTCGATACCGACCAGCGGATCCGGCTGATCGAGGAGGCCCGCGACCTGCTCTCCGGCTACTACCGGCTCGAGGACCCGACCCGGTTCGACCCGCAGTGCTGCGAGGAGCGGGTGGAGGTCGAGCTCGCCGACGGCACGCTGCTGCGCGGCTTCATCGACCGCATCGACGTCGCCGCCACCGGCGAGGTGCGGGTGGTGGACTACAAGACCGGCAAGGCGCCGCCGGCCGCGCGGGCGATGGCGGAGTTCAAGGCGATGTTCCAGATGAAGTTCTACGCCGTGGCGCTGCTGCGTTCCCGCGGTGTGCTGCCCGCCCGGCTGCGCCTGATCTACCTCGCCGACGGACAGGTGCTGGACTATTCGCCGGATCACGAGGAGCTGCTGCGCTTCGAAAAGACGCTGATGGCGATGTGGCGCGCCATCCAATCTGCCGGTCAGACCGGCGATTTCCGGCCCAAGCAGTCACGGCTGTGCGACTGGTGCCCCCACCAGCAGCACTGCCCGCTCTTCGGCGGAACTCCCCCACCCTACCCCGGATGGCCGGAAAGCTTTGCGGCCGTTGATGTTTCGCCGCGCACCTCACCGGCGGCCTAA
- the prcB gene encoding proteasome subunit beta: MTWQFSDRLPTNPALSEASAVDLSSFADLLRRQAPELLPASLGGGAQAGGQLAHGTTIVALKYPGGVVIAGDRRSTQGNMIAGRDVNKVYITDDYTATGIAGTAAIAVEFARLYAVELEHYEKLEGVPLTFPGKVNRLATMVRGNLGAAMQGLVALPLLAGYDINAADPQKAGRIVSFDAAGGWNMEEEGYQSVGSGSVFAKSSMKKLYAQVTDADSALRVAIEALYDAADDDSATGGPDLVRGIYPTAATIGAEGAVEVPEERIAALAREVIESRSRSDTFGPDADLWGES, from the coding sequence GTGACCTGGCAGTTTTCCGACCGCCTGCCCACTAACCCCGCGCTTTCCGAAGCCTCAGCCGTCGATTTGTCCTCGTTTGCCGATCTGCTGCGCCGTCAGGCGCCGGAGTTGCTGCCGGCCAGCCTTGGTGGCGGCGCTCAGGCCGGTGGCCAACTCGCACACGGCACCACCATCGTCGCGCTGAAGTACCCCGGCGGCGTCGTCATCGCCGGTGACCGGCGCTCCACGCAGGGCAACATGATCGCGGGCCGCGACGTCAACAAGGTGTACATCACCGACGACTACACCGCGACCGGGATCGCCGGCACCGCCGCGATCGCCGTCGAGTTCGCCCGGCTGTACGCGGTCGAACTCGAGCATTACGAGAAACTCGAAGGTGTGCCGCTGACGTTCCCCGGCAAGGTCAACCGGCTGGCCACCATGGTGCGCGGCAATCTGGGGGCCGCGATGCAGGGCCTCGTGGCGCTGCCGTTGCTGGCGGGTTATGACATCAACGCCGCGGACCCGCAGAAGGCAGGCCGGATCGTGTCGTTCGACGCCGCCGGCGGCTGGAACATGGAGGAAGAGGGCTACCAGTCGGTGGGATCGGGGTCGGTCTTCGCCAAGTCGTCGATGAAGAAGTTGTACGCGCAGGTGACCGATGCGGATTCCGCCCTGCGGGTGGCCATCGAGGCGCTCTACGATGCCGCCGACGACGACTCCGCCACCGGCGGTCCGGACCTGGTGCGGGGGATCTACCCCACGGCGGCGACCATCGGTGCCGAGGGCGCGGTCGAGGTGCCCGAAGAGCGCATCGCCGCACTGGCGCGTGAGGTCATCGAGAGTCGTTCGCGCTCCGACACTTTCGGCCCGGACGCAGACCTGTGGGGAGAGTCATGA
- the hisG gene encoding ATP phosphoribosyltransferase — MLRVAVPNKGSLSEPASEILAEAGYRRRSDPKDLTVLDPVNQVEFFFLRPKDIAIYVGSGELDFGITGRDLVCDSGAAVRECLALGFGSSSFRYAGPAGRKWTMADLAGKRIATAYPNLVRKDLAERGIEATVIGLDGAVEISVQLGVADAIADVVGSGRTLSLHHLVAFGEPLCDSEAVLIESMDYDAQQARAARDQLVARIQGVVFGQQYLMLDYDCPRSVLDQATSITPGLESPTIAPLADPAWVAIRALVPRRGVNEVMDELAAIGAKAILASDIRFCRF, encoded by the coding sequence ATGTTGCGCGTCGCGGTTCCCAACAAAGGTTCGCTGAGCGAGCCGGCCTCCGAAATCCTCGCGGAGGCCGGCTACCGTCGCCGCAGCGACCCCAAGGACCTGACGGTCCTCGACCCCGTCAACCAGGTCGAGTTCTTCTTCCTGCGCCCCAAAGACATTGCGATCTATGTCGGTTCGGGAGAACTCGATTTCGGGATCACCGGACGCGACCTGGTGTGCGATTCCGGTGCGGCGGTGCGCGAGTGCCTGGCGCTCGGCTTCGGGTCGTCGAGCTTCCGCTACGCCGGGCCGGCGGGTCGCAAGTGGACGATGGCCGACCTGGCCGGCAAACGCATCGCGACCGCCTACCCGAACCTGGTCCGGAAAGATCTGGCCGAGCGGGGAATCGAGGCGACCGTCATCGGGCTCGACGGCGCGGTGGAGATCTCGGTGCAACTCGGGGTCGCCGACGCCATCGCCGACGTGGTGGGGTCCGGGCGCACCCTGAGCCTGCACCACCTCGTCGCCTTCGGTGAGCCGCTGTGCGATTCGGAGGCGGTGCTGATCGAGAGCATGGACTACGACGCCCAGCAGGCCAGGGCGGCACGCGACCAGCTGGTGGCCCGGATCCAGGGTGTGGTGTTCGGCCAGCAGTACCTGATGCTCGACTACGACTGCCCGCGCTCGGTGTTGGACCAGGCCACCTCGATCACGCCGGGGCTGGAGTCGCCGACCATCGCGCCGCTCGCCGACCCGGCCTGGGTCGCCATCCGCGCGCTGGTGCCACGACGGGGCGTCAACGAGGTCATGGACGAGCTCGCCGCGATCGGCGCCAAGGCGATCCTCGCCTCTGACATCCGGTTTTGCCGGTTCTGA
- the prcA gene encoding proteasome subunit alpha: MSFPYFISPEQAMRERSELARKGIARGRSVVALTYADGVLFVADNPSRLLQKISELYDRVGFAAAGKFNEFDNLRRGGIQFADTRGYAYARRDVTGRQLANVYAQTLGTIFTEQAKPYEVELCVAEVAHLGETKPPELYRITYDGSIADEPYFVVMGGTTEPVTTALKQSYTENSELSDAVRIAVNALRAGSAETSGNDQSSLGVAGLEVAVLDANRPRRAFRRITGPALDALLPQSDNGSADGDSGGGEPPK, encoded by the coding sequence ATGAGCTTCCCGTATTTCATCTCGCCCGAGCAGGCGATGCGCGAGCGCAGCGAGCTCGCGCGCAAAGGAATCGCGCGCGGTCGCAGCGTGGTGGCGCTGACCTACGCCGACGGCGTGCTTTTCGTCGCCGACAACCCCTCGCGGCTGCTGCAGAAGATCAGCGAACTGTACGACCGGGTCGGTTTCGCGGCCGCGGGCAAGTTCAACGAGTTCGACAATTTGCGCCGCGGCGGCATCCAGTTCGCCGACACCCGCGGTTACGCCTACGCCCGCCGGGACGTCACCGGCCGCCAGTTGGCCAACGTCTACGCGCAGACGCTGGGCACGATCTTCACCGAGCAGGCCAAACCGTACGAGGTCGAGTTGTGTGTGGCCGAGGTCGCCCATCTCGGTGAGACCAAGCCGCCCGAGCTGTACCGGATCACCTACGACGGGTCGATCGCCGACGAGCCGTATTTCGTGGTGATGGGTGGCACCACCGAGCCGGTCACCACCGCGCTCAAGCAGTCCTACACCGAGAACTCGGAGCTCTCCGACGCGGTGCGGATCGCCGTGAACGCGCTGCGGGCGGGCAGCGCCGAGACGTCGGGCAACGATCAGTCCTCCCTCGGAGTGGCCGGCCTCGAGGTCGCGGTCTTGGACGCCAACCGGCCGCGCCGAGCGTTCCGGCGGATCACCGGACCCGCGCTGGACGCGCTCCTACCGCAATCCGACAACGGTTCCGCGGACGGGGACTCGGGCGGCGGCGAGCCGCCGAAATAG
- a CDS encoding phosphoribosyl-ATP diphosphatase, with translation MTESLAVKTFEDLFAELGDRARTRPAGSATVAALDGGVHGLGKKILEEAGEVWLAAEHEPDDALAEEISQLLYWTQVLMIARGLSLDDIYRKL, from the coding sequence ATGACAGAATCGCTGGCCGTGAAAACCTTCGAGGATCTTTTCGCCGAACTCGGCGACCGCGCCCGCACCCGACCGGCCGGCAGCGCCACGGTCGCCGCGCTGGACGGCGGGGTGCATGGGCTGGGCAAGAAGATCCTCGAGGAGGCCGGCGAGGTCTGGCTGGCCGCCGAGCACGAACCCGACGACGCCCTGGCCGAGGAGATCAGCCAACTGCTGTACTGGACGCAGGTGCTGATGATCGCGCGCGGACTGTCCCTCGACGACATCTACCGGAAGCTGTGA
- the arc gene encoding proteasome ATPase, translating into MGDSERSDAAELEQLRREAALLREQLEQAVGTQGGGRTARDVHQLEARIDSLAARNSKLMETLKEARQQLLALREEVDRLGQPPSGYGVLLGAHEDDTVDVFTSGRKMRLTCSPNIDPTSLRKGQTVRLNEALTVVEAGTFESVGEISTLREVLADGSRALVVGHADEERIVWLAEPLVAEDLPDGVPDALNDDTKPRKLRPGDSLLVDTKAGYAFERIPKAEVEDLVLEEVPDVSYSDIGGLTRQIEQIRDAVELPFLHKELYREYALRPPKGVLLYGPPGCGKTLIAKAVANSLAKKMAEVRGDDAREAKSYFLNIKGPELLNKFVGETERHIRLIFQRAREKASEGTPVIVFFDEMDSIFRTRGTGVSSDVETTVVPQLLSEIDGVEGLENVIVIGASNREDMIDPAILRPGRLDVKIKIERPDAEAAQDIFSKYLVESLPVHADDLAEFDGDRGACIKAMIEKVVDRMYAEIDDNRFLEVTYANGDKEVMYFKDFNSGAMIQNVVDRAKKNAIKSVLETGQPGLRIQHLLDSIVDEFAENEDLPNTTNPDDWARISGKKGERIVYIRTLVTGKSSSASRAIDTESNLGQYL; encoded by the coding sequence ATGGGTGACTCAGAGCGTTCTGATGCTGCCGAGTTGGAACAACTACGGCGTGAGGCGGCGCTGCTTCGCGAGCAACTCGAGCAGGCGGTCGGTACGCAGGGCGGCGGCCGCACCGCACGAGACGTGCATCAACTCGAGGCCCGTATCGACTCTCTGGCGGCCCGCAACTCCAAGTTGATGGAAACCCTCAAAGAAGCCCGCCAGCAACTGCTGGCGTTGCGCGAGGAAGTCGACCGGCTCGGCCAGCCGCCCAGCGGCTACGGCGTGCTGTTGGGCGCACACGAAGACGACACGGTCGACGTCTTCACGTCCGGCCGCAAGATGCGCTTGACGTGCTCTCCCAACATCGACCCCACGTCGCTGCGGAAGGGCCAGACGGTCCGGCTCAACGAGGCCCTGACCGTCGTCGAGGCCGGCACGTTCGAATCGGTCGGTGAGATCTCGACTTTGCGCGAGGTGCTGGCCGACGGTAGCCGGGCCCTGGTCGTCGGCCACGCCGACGAGGAGCGCATCGTGTGGCTCGCCGAGCCGCTGGTCGCCGAGGACCTGCCCGACGGTGTTCCCGACGCTCTGAACGACGACACCAAGCCCCGCAAGCTGCGCCCGGGTGACTCGCTGCTGGTCGACACCAAGGCCGGCTATGCCTTCGAGCGCATCCCCAAGGCCGAGGTCGAAGACCTGGTCCTGGAGGAGGTGCCCGACGTCAGCTACTCCGACATCGGTGGGCTGACCCGCCAGATCGAGCAGATTCGCGACGCGGTCGAGTTGCCGTTCCTGCACAAGGAGCTGTACCGGGAGTACGCGCTGCGTCCGCCCAAGGGCGTGCTGCTCTACGGCCCGCCCGGCTGCGGTAAGACGCTGATCGCCAAGGCGGTGGCCAACTCGTTGGCCAAGAAGATGGCCGAGGTGCGCGGCGACGACGCCCGCGAGGCCAAGTCGTACTTCCTCAACATCAAGGGCCCGGAGCTGCTCAACAAGTTCGTCGGCGAGACCGAGCGGCACATCCGGCTGATTTTCCAGCGGGCCCGCGAGAAGGCGTCGGAGGGAACGCCGGTGATCGTGTTCTTCGACGAGATGGACTCGATCTTCCGCACCCGCGGCACCGGGGTCTCCTCGGACGTCGAAACGACCGTCGTCCCGCAGCTTTTGAGCGAGATCGACGGCGTGGAGGGGCTGGAGAACGTCATCGTGATCGGCGCCTCCAACCGCGAGGACATGATCGACCCGGCGATCCTGCGGCCCGGCCGCCTCGACGTGAAGATCAAGATCGAACGCCCCGATGCCGAAGCGGCACAGGACATCTTCTCGAAGTACCTGGTCGAGTCGCTGCCGGTGCACGCCGACGACCTGGCGGAGTTCGACGGTGACCGAGGCGCCTGCATCAAGGCGATGATCGAGAAGGTCGTCGACCGGATGTACGCCGAGATCGACGACAACCGGTTCCTGGAGGTCACCTACGCCAACGGTGACAAGGAAGTCATGTATTTCAAGGACTTCAACTCCGGGGCGATGATCCAGAACGTCGTCGACAGGGCGAAGAAGAACGCCATCAAGTCTGTGCTCGAAACCGGCCAACCGGGTCTGCGGATCCAGCATCTGCTCGACTCGATCGTCGACGAGTTCGCCGAGAACGAGGACCTGCCCAACACCACTAACCCCGATGACTGGGCGCGGATTTCGGGCAAGAAGGGTGAGCGGATCGTCTACATCCGCACCCTGGTCACCGGCAAGTCATCGAGCGCGTCGCGCGCCATCGACACCGAATCCAACCTCGGTCAGTACCTCTAA
- a CDS encoding DUF4126 domain-containing protein: protein MLHVLVLLMALLIGVVAGLRSLTAPAVVAWAAMLGWIDLQSTWAFWMGNGITVAIVTVLAIAELVTDKLPKTPPRTAPPAFAGRITMGAFAAAVIGAAWHYTFSALGCGVIGAVIGTMGGYQTRRRLVESRGGQDLPIALLEDAVAAVGGFAILALTASL, encoded by the coding sequence GTGTTGCATGTGCTCGTTTTGCTGATGGCCTTGCTGATCGGCGTCGTCGCCGGCTTGCGTTCCCTGACGGCTCCCGCCGTCGTCGCCTGGGCCGCCATGCTCGGGTGGATCGACCTGCAGTCCACCTGGGCGTTCTGGATGGGCAACGGCATCACGGTCGCGATCGTCACCGTCCTGGCGATCGCCGAACTCGTTACCGACAAACTCCCGAAGACACCGCCGCGCACCGCGCCGCCGGCCTTCGCCGGGCGCATCACGATGGGCGCGTTCGCCGCCGCGGTGATCGGCGCCGCGTGGCACTACACCTTCTCCGCGCTCGGCTGCGGTGTGATCGGGGCCGTGATCGGGACCATGGGCGGCTACCAGACGCGCCGGCGGCTGGTGGAGTCCCGCGGCGGGCAGGACCTGCCGATCGCGCTGTTGGAGGACGCGGTCGCGGCGGTCGGTGGGTTCGCGATCCTGGCGCTGACGGCCAGCCTGTGA
- a CDS encoding ubiquitin-like protein Pup, whose product MAQEQTKRGGGGGDDDDFTDTAAAGQERREKLAEDTDDLLDEIDDVLEENAEDFVRAYVQKGGQ is encoded by the coding sequence ATGGCGCAGGAGCAGACCAAGCGTGGCGGTGGCGGCGGCGATGACGACGACTTCACCGACACCGCGGCCGCGGGCCAGGAGCGCCGCGAGAAATTAGCCGAAGACACCGACGATCTGCTCGACGAGATTGACGACGTCCTCGAGGAGAACGCGGAGGACTTCGTCCGCGCGTACGTGCAGAAGGGTGGACAGTGA
- a CDS encoding DUF503 domain-containing protein has translation MWIGWLEFDVLLGDVRSLKQKRSVVRPVVAELQRKLSVSAAETNSPELHRRAGIGVAMVSGDRSHAVEVLDAAERLVAAHPEFELLSVRRGLHRSDDWSG, from the coding sequence ATGTGGATCGGCTGGCTCGAATTCGACGTGCTGCTGGGCGACGTGCGATCGCTCAAACAGAAGCGGTCGGTGGTCCGCCCGGTGGTCGCCGAGCTGCAGCGCAAGCTCAGCGTGTCGGCGGCCGAAACCAACTCCCCCGAGTTGCATCGCAGGGCCGGCATCGGGGTGGCCATGGTGTCGGGCGACCGCAGCCATGCGGTCGAGGTCCTGGATGCCGCCGAACGTCTGGTTGCCGCGCATCCCGAGTTCGAGCTGCTATCGGTGCGACGGGGTCTGCACCGCAGCGACGACTGGTCCGGCTAG
- the trmI gene encoding tRNA (adenine(58)-N(1))-methyltransferase TrmI has product MFATGPFTSGERVQLTDAKGRHYTLSLTPGAEFHTHRGSIAHDALIGLEQGSVVKSSNGALFLVLRPLLVDYVMSMPRGPQVIYPKDAAQIVHEGDIFPGARVLEAGAGSGALTLSLLRAVGPDGRVVSYEQRADHAEHARRNVAAFHGDAGRPPANWQLIVGDVGESDLPDGSFDRAVLDMLAPWEVLDAVARLVVAGGVLIVYVATVPQLSKAVEALRAQQCWTEPRAWETLQRGWNVVGLAVRPQHTMRGHTAFLIFTRRLAPGAVAPAPLGRKRPGRDG; this is encoded by the coding sequence GTGTTTGCCACCGGTCCGTTCACCAGCGGGGAGCGCGTCCAGCTCACCGACGCCAAGGGCCGGCACTACACGCTGTCGCTCACACCCGGTGCCGAGTTCCACACCCACCGCGGCTCGATCGCGCACGACGCGCTGATCGGCCTGGAACAGGGCAGCGTCGTCAAATCCAGCAACGGCGCCCTGTTCCTGGTGCTGCGCCCCCTGCTCGTCGACTACGTGATGTCGATGCCCCGCGGGCCGCAGGTGATCTACCCCAAGGACGCCGCCCAGATCGTGCACGAGGGCGACATCTTCCCGGGCGCCCGGGTGTTGGAGGCCGGAGCCGGGTCCGGCGCGCTGACCCTTTCGCTCCTGCGCGCCGTCGGGCCCGACGGGCGGGTGGTCTCCTACGAACAGCGCGCCGACCACGCCGAGCACGCGCGGCGCAACGTGGCCGCCTTTCACGGCGATGCGGGCCGGCCGCCCGCGAACTGGCAGTTGATCGTCGGCGACGTCGGCGAGTCGGACCTCCCCGATGGCTCCTTCGACCGCGCGGTCCTCGACATGCTCGCGCCCTGGGAGGTGCTGGACGCGGTGGCGCGGCTTGTGGTCGCCGGCGGGGTCCTGATCGTCTACGTCGCCACCGTGCCCCAGCTGTCGAAGGCGGTGGAGGCGCTGCGGGCGCAGCAATGCTGGACCGAGCCGCGCGCGTGGGAGACGCTGCAGCGCGGCTGGAACGTCGTGGGCCTGGCGGTGCGGCCGCAACACACGATGCGCGGGCACACCGCGTTCCTGATCTTCACGCGCCGGCTCGCTCCCGGCGCGGTGGCCCCGGCGCCGCTGGGCCGCAAGCGGCCGGGACGCGACGGCTAG
- the dop gene encoding pup deamidase/depupylase translates to MQRIIGTEVEYGISSPSDPTANPILTSTQAVLAYAAAAGIQRAKRTRWDYEVESPLRDARGFDLSRSTGPPPVVDADEVGAANMILTNGARLYVDHAHPEYSAPECTDPLDAVIWDKAGERVMEAAARHVASVPGAAKLQLYKNNVDGKGASYGAHENYLMSRQTPFSAIIAGLTPFLVSRQVVTGSGRVGIGPSGDEPGFQLSQRSDYIEVEVGLETTLKRGIINTRDEPHADADRYRRLHVIIGDANLAETSTYLKLGTTALVLDLIEEGPAHGIDLSDLTLARPVHAVHAISRDPGLRATVALSDGREMTGLALQRVYLDRVAKLVDSRDPDPRASDVVETWAHVLDQLERDPMDCAELLDWPAKLRLLEGFRQRENLSWSAPRLHLVDLQYSDVRLDKGLYNRLVARGSMKRLVSEQQVLDAVDSPPTDTRAYFRGECLRRFGADIAAASWDSVIFDLGGDSLVRIPTLEPLRGSKAHVGALLDSVDSAAELVQQLTS, encoded by the coding sequence ATGCAACGGATTATCGGGACGGAGGTCGAGTACGGTATCTCGTCGCCGTCGGACCCGACCGCCAACCCGATCCTCACCTCGACCCAGGCGGTGTTGGCCTACGCGGCGGCCGCCGGCATTCAGCGCGCCAAACGCACCCGCTGGGACTACGAGGTCGAGTCGCCGCTGCGCGACGCCCGCGGCTTCGATCTGAGTAGGTCGACGGGTCCGCCGCCGGTGGTCGACGCCGACGAGGTCGGCGCGGCCAACATGATCCTCACCAACGGGGCGCGGCTCTACGTTGACCACGCCCACCCGGAGTACTCCGCGCCCGAGTGCACCGACCCCCTGGACGCCGTGATCTGGGACAAGGCGGGCGAGCGTGTGATGGAAGCCGCCGCCCGCCACGTCGCCAGCGTGCCGGGCGCCGCGAAACTGCAGCTTTACAAGAACAACGTCGACGGCAAAGGCGCCTCCTACGGGGCGCACGAGAACTACCTGATGAGCCGGCAGACGCCGTTCTCGGCGATCATCGCCGGCCTGACCCCGTTTCTGGTATCGCGCCAGGTGGTGACCGGCTCCGGTCGGGTGGGCATCGGCCCATCCGGTGACGAGCCGGGCTTCCAGCTTTCGCAGCGTTCCGATTACATCGAGGTCGAGGTCGGGCTGGAGACCACGCTCAAGCGCGGGATCATCAACACCCGCGACGAGCCGCACGCCGACGCCGACAGGTACCGCCGGTTGCACGTGATCATCGGAGACGCCAACCTCGCCGAGACCTCGACCTACCTCAAGCTGGGCACCACCGCGCTCGTGCTCGACTTGATCGAAGAGGGCCCCGCCCACGGAATAGACCTCAGCGACCTGACCCTGGCCCGGCCGGTGCACGCGGTCCACGCCATCAGCCGCGATCCCGGCCTGCGCGCCACCGTCGCGCTGTCCGACGGCCGTGAAATGACCGGCCTTGCGCTACAACGGGTTTACCTGGACCGGGTGGCAAAACTGGTCGACAGCCGCGACCCCGACCCACGCGCGTCCGACGTAGTGGAGACGTGGGCGCACGTGCTCGACCAGCTCGAACGCGACCCCATGGACTGCGCCGAGCTGCTCGACTGGCCGGCCAAACTGCGACTGCTGGAGGGTTTTCGGCAGCGGGAGAACCTGAGCTGGTCGGCGCCGCGGCTGCACCTGGTGGATCTGCAATATTCCGACGTCCGGCTGGACAAGGGCCTCTACAACCGGTTGGTGGCGCGCGGATCCATGAAACGACTGGTCAGCGAACAACAGGTACTCGACGCCGTGGACAGTCCGCCTACGGACACCCGTGCCTACTTTCGCGGCGAATGCCTACGCAGATTCGGTGCCGACATCGCGGCGGCAAGCTGGGACTCGGTCATATTCGACCTGGGCGGCGATTCGCTGGTCCGTATCCCCACCCTGGAACCGCTGCGGGGCAGCAAAGCGCACGTCGGGGCGCTGCTGGATTCGGTGGACAGCGCGGCCGAACTGGTCCAGCAGCTGACCAGCTGA